The Xenopus tropicalis strain Nigerian chromosome 2, UCB_Xtro_10.0, whole genome shotgun sequence genome window below encodes:
- the syap1 gene encoding synapse-associated protein 1 codes for MFRGLGSWLGLDPEQETQKTAEKETGRNEEETRSAEPGDGEKLKSAGEDGQSQQEANESDEALINQAKGFGSYLLNFASVATKKISESVAETAQNIKKSVEEGKIDGLIDKTIIGDFQKEQEKFVQEMHFKKSEAAVAPWVGYNEEETIQQQILALSADRRNFLRDPPAGVHFNFEFEQMYPVALVMLQEDELLNRMRFDLVPKLVKEDVFWRNYFYRVSLIKQSAQLTALAAQQQATGKADKINSMQDGGDLEETVRPKTPPVTIKSPLKNPEEEEEISTSPGVSEFVSDAFDTCNLNQEDLRKEMEQLILDKKDEADKPEEETEDWIKELQDVVQEYEVVTDSDKMKDENWDKEIEELLQED; via the exons ATGTTTCGCGGACTTGGGAGCTGGCTCGGGCTGGACCCGGAGCAGGAAACACAAAAAACAGCAGAGAAGGAAACAGGAAGGAATGAAGAAGAGACTAGAAGCGCGGAACCAGGAGACGGGGAAAAGTTGAAAAGCGCTGGGGAAGATGGGCAGTCTCAGCAAGAGGCAAATGAGTCAGACGAGGCCCTCATAAACCAGGCCAAAGGCTTTGGCA GTTACCTTTTAAACTTTGCTTCTGTTGCTACAAAAAAGATATCTGAATCTGTAGCCGAAACGGCTCAAAATATCAAGAAATCGGTTGAGGAAGGAAAAATCGACGGTTTAATTGATAAG ACGATCATTGGTGATTTTCAAAAGGAGCAGGAAAAATTTGTACAAGAGATGCATTTTAAAAAGTCAG AAGCTGCGGTTGCTCCTTGGGTTGGTTATAATGAAGAGGAAACCATTCAACAACAAATACTGGCCCTATCTGCA gacagaCGCAATTTCTTAAGAGATCCCCCCGCTGGAGTACATTTTAACTTTGAGTTTGAGCAAATGTACCCTGTCGCCCTTGTAATGTTACAGGAAGATGAGCTACTTAACCGAATGAGATTTGATCTTGTCCCAAAACT CGTAAAGGAAGATGTGTTCTGGAGGAACTACTTTTACCGTGTTTCTTTGATTAAGCAGTCTGCACAGTTAACAGCCCTGGCAGCACAGCAGCAAGCAACAGGAAAAGCTGATAAGATTAATAGCATGCAAGATGGCGGTGACTTAGAAG AAACTGTAAGGCCAAAGACTCCACCAGTGACTATCAAGTCCCCACTTAAAAATCCAGAG GAAGAAGAGGAGATTTCTACAAGCCCAGGAGTGTCAGAGTTTGTGAGTGACGCTTTTGATACATGTAACCTCAACCAAGAAGACCTTAGAAAGGAAATGGAACAGCTTATTCTTGACAAAAAAGATGAGGCTGATAAACCAGAAG aagaaACCGAGGACTGGATAAAGGAGTTACAGGATGTGGTTCAAGAATATGAGGTGGTGACAGACTCTGACAAAATGAAGGATGAAAATTGGGACAAAGAGATTGAGGAACTCCTACAAGAGGACTAA